A region of the Phoenix dactylifera cultivar Barhee BC4 chromosome 10, palm_55x_up_171113_PBpolish2nd_filt_p, whole genome shotgun sequence genome:
TCCGGTGTGATGATATATGTATGGCAGGATTTAATCCGGGCCAAAAATTGACATGGGGCTAGCTTGAGCCTGTGCTGAAATGATTGGGTTTGATCTAGCTCCCATCAGACCGTGTCATGTGCAGGCCCAATCTGCAACCATCAAGGGCAAAGGACAGGAAAGTGATCAAGTTAAATTAGCTAGATTTGGGTCAAGCAAATTAAGATTTCTGGTACCAATTTACTTAAATCATTTTTATATGTCACTACTCCTTTATCTCTATTTCGCATTATTAGATATGTTGTGATTTTAATTCTAGTATCTATCGCAGcactaaagatttttttttagcaaaggGGATGGTAGATccatctactttttttttttttaggcgaACTGGCATCTCACTACATGCCGTGAGTACGTCCAGAATAATCAGAAGACAAAATACACTGGAATGCCACCAGCACATGCTCTAGGACCTCCCATGCAGCGACCCAGAATGATATACTGCAAAGGAGGCGATCCAGTCCGTCGCACTATTCGTCTTTCGAAAAATATGTGGgactcggaagaagtcaaactGCCCACAAGATGACAAATATCATAAACTAGAGGGTGCAAGTCTGTCCTGGTACGTCCGTTCCGAATCCAGTCGACCACTGTAGCCGAATTACCCTCAAAAAGGACCCGTCCAGCACCTAGATGCACTCTGGCCTGAACGAGGCCCTTCCACGCCGCACGCAGCTCCGCCACTAAGATAAACTTATCAAAAATACGCCATCCTCCAGCTGCAATCAGCCGATCCATCTACTTTATTTCACTATTCTATACTTGGTATGATGGTATGGTGCCCCATGCAATACACTAGCCCAGCTTCATCATGGCCATCTCGCGATAAACAAATAGCAGTGATTATAGAGCAAAACTACGTTTCAAACTCAATTCATGTTGGATAGGATTCAAGGAAATCAAAAATATAGCATACTTAATGTATATTATGACTGAGTCAAGTTGGATTCTAGATGGAAAAACTTTTAATAGACTTAATCCAAACTTAACAATTGAATGGATTTATCTTTGGACCAATACCTGACAGATAGTTCAGATCAGCCACATATTTACAGGTATCACAACAAAAATCTATCCCAACTCTTGTAACTGGAGTGGTAAATCTAATTATTGTCTCTATCATGTTAAGTTATTAACCCAATAGATCATATTAAAATTAACAACAGTCACACCTTCCACCTCCCTTCAAATCAAAAGGATGGAAAACCCACCATGTACCGGCAGTTCCCTCAAGCTGATGCTCTCTCGCTCGCCAGTAACATTTGGTCCACattacaacaaacaataattttGTAATCTTTGTAGGCTAACTTTAATTCTTACTccaagttttttaaaaaaatttaatttctgaTCCCTAGTAGCTATACATGGACGCTTATTCTCTAATATATATGTAGTTACTTTGAAGGCCTGTATGGGTGTGTGTTTAGCTCCATATCCTCCATTCTCCGAAGGGATCTTGAATACCTATGTAAgactaagaaatccaaaaacTTTGGCTAGTTTTTTCGAGCGAGGTCTTCGATTgtgacatggtatcagagcgaacttAGCTCATAGTCTTTATAGACGAGGACATCAAGACTTGAATAGAGGGAGTATATAAGGACCACGACAAGAAACAATTTATATGTGCAAATCTTGTATGAATATGTGTTGTATTAAAGTCCGATCAAAGAAAGAACATGGTGTTAAATTCCCATTATATTTAAGAATCTGAATTTACTTGCCATATCCCCACAAATCCATCTCACCACCATGTTGGCCGGAAACCTGATTCATCTGCTGCACAGCGGCACCTCCGACGCTTCCAAACCTCCTATCAACGCCGCCGATCACTGCCCAATCATTCAGGCTCTGATCCCTGATCCCCTCCCCCACAGGCTGCATGGCCCCGGCCTGGAGCTCTCCTTCGTAAGGCCTGACCATCGCCGAGGACTCGCCGGGGAGCACGGAGAAGTTGCAGCCCGTCGGCCTGTGGTTGCTCAGCAGGTCCTGCACCTGGGCATGAGAGTAGGATTGCAGGGGCAACTGAGAATAGTAATGGTTAGAGGCTGGGTGTGGATGGATGCATTGAGAGCTTAATGGCCAAAGCTGGCCATGGCTGGCTGTGGTCATCATGTAGTTCTCCGAGCCTTGGCTTGCTCTGCTCTCGGTCCCAGGCTTAAAGAAGCACTTCTTCTTGAACACCCGGCACACCACCCAGCCTCCCTCCTGTTAGAAGACAATCATGTATATTAGCATGACATCTATGGTGTGTGTATGGATAAAACAACAAAGGCTTGTTTGGTTTCACGGGAAGAGTAGGAAAATATCTCATATTTGAGAATAAGATTTCTACGTTtcactttttctaaaaaaaattatatatggcGCATGAAAAAGTCTAATTCTCACTTATTGAGAATTTAGATATTTTTcggataatatatattttatatatttttttagaaaaatatatgctcaaccaaatataagttattgaaAAAATTTTAGTGAAGTCCAAAGAGAATCGGAGAGGAGGGGCTTACGgcattgctgctgctgctgccggcGGTGGCACCGGAGTCTTCTTCAAGGCGGTATTCATGCATGATCCAATGAGTCTTTTGGCCATGGGGGGCGCGGCCGCGGTAGAACACGAGGGTCTTGCGCATGCCGATCTTCTTGTAGCTGGTTCTGATGCACTTGTCCCGGCCGGTGGTCTTCCAAAAGCCGGCGTTGGTGGCGCGGTTGGTCCTCGAGCCGGTGGGGTACTTGCAATCCTTGTGGTTGAAGAAATACCATTCGTTTTCGAGTGTGGATCCAATTCTACATCTCTCTAAGCCAGGAAATTGAGAGCATGTGAGAAGTTGCATTCATTTAGAACAATTTTGTGATCTCTTTTAGTAATTTTTCTTAGACGCAACATTGTTCATGCTAGCATTCCACGTGTGCGTACATGTCTAAACTTGTTGCGgtaggtaaaaaaaaaaggataacaaAACAAGAAGGcaaatcagaaaaaaagaaaaagaaaaaaaaaacaaagtacATAATATTTGTATGATTCTATCTATTAACTTTCATTCATGGatagaaaaaaaatgcaaaagttTACCATAAAAATTTGGAACTTTCAGAATACAAGATTTCTTCACAAATTCTAATTCTCAGTACATCTAATATCTAAAACACTtaattgctttctttttttagagttatagaagatatatataatagaatagATCGATTAGATTCAAACCGGTATCTTACAATAATAAGCAAATTAGTCTGGCCCGCAAGCTATGATCAAGAAAAATGTTCCTTTTTGGCTCTCTAGGGTTTATTATAGACTCAACAAAAGTTTCTCCTTCAGTATGCTATgatctaaaaatattttgtaaATACGTTTAGCCAGTTCTATCTTAACATTCACCCAAAACATTAGATATTTAAAGGAGAATGACCCTTAAGAATAGGAAATAGTAACGccatatttcttttttattgccCTTTAATTTCCTAGAGAATCAAGTGtataattagattttttttttttcccaaagaaATACAAATATACAAAACATCACTACTGAGACTTCTATTTTTCACCGGGAAAGACATATCCAAGGGGATTGGGGTGGGCCAGAATCCTGTAAGTCCATTACTTGGAAGAGGTCAAAAGGTACGAGAAGTACTATAACATTCATCTATCAAACAAAGTAACAATGAATATCTctcttttatcttttatttactAATTCTAATTAATTCAATAGATCTCTGCTGGCAAAAAATGATATATCAAGGGATGATATATTTTAACGTAGATAAACAAGACTCCAATTTCATAACAAACTTTAACGGTCGATAATAGTGAATGCAAGATGACatcaaatgaaagaaaaaaaattagtgtAAGGCAGATCTTTCCATAAATAAGGATTGCCTGTATGTGATAAGGAGTAGACGATAAAACATATGACCTGCAATTTAAACCCTGAAGTAGAAACtacaggaaaaaaaagaaaataaaaagatataGAAGAGAATTAGTAGAAATAGAAGATTGACAACTTCATGTATGAAAATTTATCATACCAAGTATGTATTTAGAGCAAATGGAGTCGCGGACTGGGTGGCCTCATATGTGGCTAATCACTCCGGAGATGTCCTATGGGTTGGAAAAAGAAAGTTGCTCAGAGCTCTCCATAATTtgctattttttaaatttttttttaatgtgttCGTACTAGAACTGTATAATTCATtcggtttagcaaaaaaaataaattatcatGGTATAAACATATCACATACTTCCCTCAAAAAAACATACTGCATACATACTTTGAGAAAAATCGCATTAAATATCTAAAAACAGAGAAATTATAACACATCCCTTCATGGACCAAATTCCATTTTACCTACTGAAGCATAACGGGATAAGGTGCCGCTTCACAACGGTCGTAATTTACCTTAATTTAACCACACCTGGTTcagatctgaattttcttcaacTTAAACAGAAGAAAAATTGTTTTGCTGTAAACACTTTGGGTTGAaatatatcttcaaaatttaCAATATACAAACAAAGTACCTGAAATAATATTCGAATCAATACATGCTTCCTAATAAACATAAGATATTATGTGATGCAATTTAAACTATTATGTGGGGAGAGCATCAATTCAGTGGCTGAAAATTTATGTCATCTTTATCTTCCGAAGAAAACAAAGTTTACATCATTTCGCCACTGCAGCTAACAAGCTTCAATCACCAAAAACCATTAActagatgagctcctaaatcaCAATTCATTTATTACTCCATATAATGCTTAAATAAAGCCCACTTTTTATAGATAAACCTAGACTTCCAATATTACCTTGCAAATCCCATGGCTCTATCTTATTGAAATCAATCTCCCTAATCACCTCCAAATCGAACTTCTCAGATGAGACCTTCTTCTGTAGATAGTAGAGGAGGAGCTCCTCCTCGGTTGGGTGGAACCGGAACCCCGGTGGAACTCCGGAGTTTGACGATGACGACGACGACGCCATTCTCCGGCCAAGCCCCCCAGAAACCTTAGAACAAAGTCTTGGACGTTGGTGGCGCCGGTGCAGTTATATTATGTCACGGGTGTCAAAAAGTTGACGCCGGCAGCTACGCCGCCGGGTTGGGATAGAGTAAGTAACGTAGAAGACAAGTCGAGGGAATGAGACTTGAGGGAATTCGGGGTTATTCTACTAGCTGCTTTTTATTCTAATCTGTTAACGATCCCGAGGAATAGAATAGTAATTCAATTATGAGGTTGATTGATCCCAAAGCAAGTATAGTTTAGACTTCAGCGCTCTTATCCCTGGAGCTTAGCATAGGAACGTTGAAAAGAAGAATAAAGGAGTTATGTGATTGTCTCAGTTGGACCTTTAGTAGTTTATGAATGAAATAACGCTAATATACCCAACCATTGCAtggtataaaaaaaaattgctataACCACCATGGcatgattcactgaatcagtaTGATTCATAGGTCAGGGCAATATGCAGTAAGATTGTGGTATAAAGTACCAATTTTCTTGTAACACGTGGCAGGCCAGTAGAGGTTGAGCTTCTTCAAATTCGAAACAAATCAATAGGTGGTTATGCTATCTTAAAAACATAGTGCATGCTATACATAAATTTCTCCATTTTTGGTGATTCTTATTTTGTCCATAAATTTTATGCAAATCCATAATATGTGAACTTCCCATTTCCATAGCGTTCTCAAAGGCATGCTTCATAATCTCATTTCTCTCATCAAAATTGGACGAATGACGATGTAAATTTTATGGTCATCATCACCGTCACTACTATCGCATGAGaccctgagttgttacaaatgaccATCATTATTGTCGCTACCGTATATCATTATCATcttgttaattttttaaagGAGCTAATGTCTCATCAAGTTTGGATCCTCTCCAACTCAACCTGCCATGTTCTATCAACCACCCTTGAGTTTGGACTTACATGCACTCAAATACGAACCTGAATTGGAGAGAATTAGGGTCTCATAATCTGCAGGTATGCTTCGCAAGGATAGCATGTCAAGCATCAGCTAGATTTCAATTAAATTATGTTTGTAGAGTGCTAAATGATGTAATTACAAAAACTATAGGCTGGCATATGAGACTGGAGATCCCACCATCCTTGTGATTCGAGTCACTTTCTAATGGATGTGGTTTATATATGCTACATAATGGAATCATTGTAGCAAATTTTAGACTTTTAATCTGTCCcatttttttccttgaagaatAACAATTACACTGCGCAAGCCAAGATATATATGAAACATGCGTGAATATCCTGGAGTATTTTGGCATGCAACAGAAGTGGCTAAAGATGAGATTAGGACACTATAATCCAACTAGAAAATGATATTCCCTTGTTTGCTTATGCTGGGATACCttgcatgagatgcaaggaCGTCTAAAGAGCCCCCTTAGCAACTTTTGTAAGGCTTCATTTGATAACTACTAGCAATTAATTACATATAGCAAGGTCTCCCTCCAACATCAGTTTAGCTTTGTCTTGAGGCCAACCAGTTTGCCTAATGATATCCGTACAAGTGTATAGCTGTTTGGTAATTTCTGCACCACTTCTTTCAGTGCATTAATTCTACTCTTAGCTGCCATTACACTCAACTGGTATACAGATAGGAGTAGTGAGAACAAAGGTATCACCAGTATATCTGGATTTTATTTTACGAAAAGAATATATATTTGGACCATTAATCTCCACCATCCATGTGGTTGAAGATATGCAAATTCTTTGAGCAAAGAATTCAGACATTGGCCTAAGAATAATTCGCGCTCTCCTAATGAAAGATTAGGATCGAAGAAGCTCTTATCCTATGGTATAGATCTTGTCTTCCCTGAATTAGAGCTCATCTTCTTATAAAATTGGCTGGAATTTTAGATTAGAGTGGGAATTGTTCGAGACGAAGCTGTCACAGCTAGCTTGGGGCATAACATGTGCAGTGGACTTCTGGAAATTCATGGAGCACAGCCCTGCTTGATTGAGATGCACTCTTCCATCAATTCCATGGCGTCCATTTTTCATCAAGCATGTGTGATCATATATTGGTTATGATTCGGGGGTCGGCGCAGATCGATGAAAAGGTCGAGCGAAAACCATGTGCACCAAATGATTAGGTGTGGAAATTTAGGTTTACAGCAAGGAATCAGTGATTGTTAGGTGATTATCACAGTCACCAGCGTCACTTCATGCAGCTTCATGCATGGGGTTATTCTGACATTCTGTGGCCACTAAGCTGGAGTTCTTAGTTTCAGTAAATGTAAATTCTTCATGGATGGTATCGGTGGGGAATTGGAATTGACTTCTAACCAGCTCCTAAATTGTCTTCctgatatttttctttattcctaacctggaatttgatttctttttGGGGTTTCACCCCCTCTTTGTACTCTAGAAAACAAAAGACTTGTGAGAATAGGCTGGATGGGAATTTGATAGCCATTCTCACTTTCCAATTCCTGTCAACCATTGTATACGCTTACTGTTATTAGGTGAGTGGTATGCTTGCCATTGTTctcaaaggaaaaaagaaatatatcgAAATATGTGCCTAAGGCTGGCTAATGTGCCATGTAACGTTGAGCTTACCTGCACCAAATTTTGTGTCACCAGGCTACCAATTGATGACTTGCTGAATTACATGGTTGAGCACTGAGGGTGGAAAGCGAGCATTCATTGTCATCGCTTTCTTAATCTGCAAGTCCCTTAGCCTGGCCTTTGTTGAGAAAGAATAGGAGGACCATGTTGTCATGCATGCCCCAAACCTGGAACATAATACGACCATGCTACTGAGGGGTACAACCCACAATAACACAAAGCCAAATATTTCATTTAACTTGCAAATtcatctcaaacaaaatataataaataaaagtctAATTTTACCatccattaaataaaattaatactAGTTCAAAACATCTAAATtcaaacataaataccaaacctataatcctcaatattcaaaaaattattaactataaattcatagtcaatttaaaatactaaaatttttctacaaaattaTCGAGCTTGCTAGCGCGAACTCCAAGCCTGCACCATCTTTTGTTCCCATCGACCCTATTTGtctgaagagaaaaaaataaaaatagagattcGGTAAGTAAATCTTACTCTACCTTACTGAATTAAGCATAAGTTTTTTCACGTCAATGcattatttaagaaaaataacaaatattacaaattaaagcatttcatagtatagtatattaaaacaagtcataaattcaatcatgcatgcataaatcattcatatttcaaaaatatggTTCTAagtttattttgcaaataaattcataaatcattcCTTTGCCATTGAGCCATATCATAGTTCAAAATATTGCTCACGGATATTCATGCTACAGTCACTTTAGACCCGTATCAAAGCACGTGTTCATAATCGACAAAGATTCTTGTTTCATATGCCAACTTTATACCCGCTGGCAGGGCCTGTGTTCGTATGGATGCTTTACCCGCTGGTAGGGCATGTGTTCATATGGATGCTTGCTCTAGATGTTGATTTTCTCAGTTTTATGGATCATACTCAGCTATCTGAGAGCATTTCGAATacttatatctttttcttaaacatacacataaatagataaaaaaatactaaatggtATGATCAGATTCATCTTtcataataaaattatttttattaaaatattcatagaactatttttcataataatgcTTGATTTTCGGAAAACATATGTTGATCcgtaattttaagaaaagcatgatacTTCCACAAACAAATTTTATGCACAAAAGTatgattatttaaaaaattataaggaGTGTAAGATGCACTTACCTCTTCCGTCTTAGATAATAAAACTTCGCTGGGCTAATCTActaaacctatttaaaatattaaaaataaaattaatttctattcaattacttatataaaattaaaataataagaaacaaagaaaattagCTGGATGATAGCATTCGACAGTTCCAAGTGAGTCAGGCCTGGGCAACCCGAACAATGAGTTATAGGGCACAAACTCAATCAGGGTCAAGGTCGTTCGATAAGGCACAAACTCAATCAGGATCAAGGTCGTTCGACAAGGTTCATCATCAATGGGCTCCAGGGATACTTAACAAGGCCAGGGTCATTGATCCAATAGGCTATCTAGGTTCTAAGACTGATCAGGACTCTTTGTAGGGGTCAACTCAATTACGTAGAATAGGTAGATGGGATCTTAGGATTTATGGGCTCCgtttagagagagagataggtagataagagagaaaaaagagagagaaagagaagtatGGGCTCTCTCCCTCCacaccttcttctcttcttctttctttctttcttcctttctttctttctttctttctttctttcttggtagacaggggagaaagagaggagggctGGTGGCCGCCATAGTTGTGGTCAAGCAAGGATGCAGCAAGCACTAATGAGAGGTAGTGGAGAGCGGCCGGCGGTGGCAGCTGGCTAGCTGAAATCAGCCCAAATAGGGTCGAACAAGGGTACACTTGGCTCGATCATTGTCATGTTTTAGGCCGCTCGCCGATAGTAGGGAGTCTGACTCCCACCAGAGATGTAGGTAGGAATTTTGGACGACTTAACCAAGGCCGCGACATCAAGAAACGGTGGTGCCGGTGGTCAGAATAGAAGGAAAACTTTAGCCAAAAATAGGAAAAATTAGGTGGTCTGAGTTTCGATCGACTTTTGGCCAATTTTACGGTCGTGTTCCAGGTCAtgggaagaagaacaaagaaagggagagaataTCACAGTGTTACCTTGGCTCCGGTGGCGTCCGATAGCCCTAATTTTTGGCAAGCACAATGACTGGCAGTTGCGAACTCAGtgggagaaaagagagagaagggagctCGATAATCGCCGATGGAGGTCCATAGGGGGGGAATCATTTATATAGAGGAGACCTGGGGCTCTGGTGCCCCTAGGTCTTCATAGcaagttcaaagaaaaaatatatatattgtagcGCTTCACTATCCTAAACCAACCACAACCCCCTCCTTGAAAAAGGATTGTAATGCATTATAATTCTTgtccatctttctttttatgTGCATTGTAACTAAATACATGTGATATTTATGAACACTTGAATTCAATTTATACAGGTCAcatatgaaatttcttgctacTAAATCCAGGAATTTTGTGGTCCATTGTTCTGAGTGGCCATTGGGTTCGTAGATTTCTTTAGAGGGAGTTGGAGGAGAGGATACTTTCTTTGGTGATATATTTTTCAGATTCCCATTTTCAAAGAGCaagaattataaaaaaaaaggggataaaATCAGTTCAAGCCTTTGCTCTTTTGATAACTTAAACTgtttataaaaaaatgaaaggaaaaaaacagCATATGGAAATCAGAATTCTAGCCCTCTTTGACCGTGGAATTTTGTGTATTTCATCTCtatgcttgtttcaatccatttGGAATGTTTTTCATAGGCAAACAAGAGAAAGCAGTATATTTGACCCAAAAGGGGCACATTGGGGCACCTAATCGCCCTATACATGATGAGAATTGCTAAGCagagaaaggaaaagtgagATAAATTAGCAAGAGCTGCTCCTCTCCCAATTCCGGGTTTCTTGAAGCATATGAATTCACATGAAAGTGTGATTCCTGTttctcaaaaaatttaaattatgagGTGTATGGATTCCAACAGCTTTCAAATTAATGGACTGGCCAGTGTTGGAACTGGGTTGGTCCAACCCTGGACATGTGAGCAAGCTTGCCACCATTGCGAAGGCAATTAGAAAGAAAGTCTCACAAAATCCATCACATCTCCTCCAAAAGCTTGGTCATCCAGAATGAGATATCAATCTCAATTGCTTGCAAAAGTCTCATGAAAACAGGCATAGTACACAGACATTTTACAGAGGCCTGAATGATCTCACAAACTTAGATAGCATTGAATTCGAAGGTGGCAAGGAGGCAAGGAAAAAGTTAAAGGGTTGGAGCTCTTTCAGCTGACCCGGCGATCACGGTAAGCAAATTGTTTCCAAATGGATCACTCAGGTGTTTGGTGAGATTCTCCACAGGACCTTCACCAGTCACGTAGGCCTGGAGGAAGAAGCCGAGCATTGCGAACATAGCCAGCCGCCCGTTCTTGATCTCCTTTACTTTAAGCAATGCTGCTTGGTCAGGATCACTTGCCAACCCCAAAGGATCAAATGGACCTCCTGGATGGAGCTTGTCCTCGAAATTCTACAGAACAAccgaaaaaaaaatgatcaattTGGTCTCATTGAAATTTTCTGACAACTAACAAAACTAATTTATAGGTCTCAAATCCTTGTTAATGCCATTCCATGGGCTTCCTAATGTTACTACCAGTGGACACAGCAGCTAGAAG
Encoded here:
- the LOC120112255 gene encoding protein BEARSKIN1-like; this translates as MASSSSSSNSGVPPGFRFHPTEEELLLYYLQKKVSSEKFDLEVIREIDFNKIEPWDLQERCRIGSTLENEWYFFNHKDCKYPTGSRTNRATNAGFWKTTGRDKCIRTSYKKIGMRKTLVFYRGRAPHGQKTHWIMHEYRLEEDSGATAGSSSSNAEGGWVVCRVFKKKCFFKPGTESRASQGSENYMMTTASHGQLWPLSSQCIHPHPASNHYYSQLPLQSYSHAQVQDLLSNHRPTGCNFSVLPGESSAMVRPYEGELQAGAMQPVGEGIRDQSLNDWAVIGGVDRRFGSVGGAAVQQMNQVSGQHGGEMDLWGYGK